The DNA window CCTCGAATGGCAGGAGGGAAAATAATAGATCGTTCCACGAAATGGCTCAAGCTTGAGTCTCAGCTCTCCTTTCTTCATCGTGTCAAACAGCAGCTCTGTTATGTCCACGACTGAGCTGGAAAGAGCTTTCGATCTTTCATCATCCACAACGCTCAGATAATCATGCCTCAGCGCCATTACGGCAGACGGCGAAGTGCATACCACCTTCGTCCCCTTTGATGTATAAGAGTATAGAAAGCTCACATTGTCCAGAATGTAACGCTTCGCCTCACGCAGCATACCGAGATATATCAGTGGCAGGCCGGTAAACCGCTGTTTCGGATACTGCACCCCGTAACCGAGTTCCTCGAGCAGCAGAACGGCGGATATGCCCACTCTCGAATCAAAGTAGTTCGCGTAAACGTCTGAAAAATACACCAGATCGCCCTTTCTGCCTGACATCGAGTCGTGTTTGTCAAACCACTCTGAGAACGTCTGAAGATCGAACTCTGGTATTCTCCTCCTCCTGTCCACTCCGAATGAATGTTCCAGCACGGATCTGGCCTTCCCGGACCTGATGAGCCTGTTGATGAGACTCGCAATGCTGGAGGCGACGACAGTGTAAAACTCATAATCGGAGAAAAATTTGGATGCCCTTCCAATTGCCTTGACGCCAGTTTTTCTCACATACTGTGCCCTGGCTTCCATCATAAGTTTCGCTGTGTTAACGTTGCTCGGGCATTCCAGCACACACATCTTGCACTGCACACAGTAGTCGTAAATGGTTCGTCTGTAATCCTCTGAATAGACTGTGACCGTCGGTACTTCGCTTACCTTGCTGATCAGCCTGACTATGTTGTTTCTTCCCCTTGGGGATGTCACCTCGCCGCCCATAGCCTTGTACACAGGACACTGTGTTTCCATGAACGAAAGCGTCCTGCATTCACCGCACCCGTGGCATGCCTCCATTTCATCCTGAAATTCCAGCGCACCTCTTCCGGCCACCGAAAGGAGGTCGGGTGTATTCCAGTTGAGCATCGGCTTCTCAATAAAAAGAGAATCAGACTGGTGCATCCTGTACAGCGTTTCTAGCTCCGATTGCGCCGAATCGAGGCTGCCGGATAAACTCCACCGCTCAATGGTCCGCTCGGCATCAGTCTGCGTCAGATCGTTCATTTTTTTAACACCGTCAATTAGCGAATTAATTTGCATTCCGAAACCGTTTTCGGTGGAAAGTGTGCCTCCGCCCTCCACGGCAAACCTCACAGCCTTCGCCAGCAGTCTTCTGTGCTTCTCCCTGTCCTCATCCCTTCTCATATTCAGGAACGGGCGAAAATAGACCGTCCCGCCGAGCGTCTCGGCAAACAATATGAATCTTGTTCCGGATGCCATCGCTTCCCGATCAAGCCTGACGGCAAAGGATGGCAATGCGTTCCTGCCGACACAAAATCCTTCAACACATACCGTGTATTTGCCGTTTGGAACAGGTCTGGACAGCGTGTGTATGCTGTCAACTATGGCAGAGAAGAGCACCGGCATCGATGCGTTTACGTCATCAACCGATTCTGCCTTTGTGCTGTTCAGATCTGGCCACGTCACATCACCCGCAGCTGTCACGATCAGAGAGGCTTCAGCATCCCTTGGATAGGAGAATCCTTTGAGCCTGTAAGAGATGGCGCTCAACAGAAGTGAATCTGCAATTACAGATGACAGTGCAAAATCGAACGAACTGCCCGAAGCGGTCGACAATGCATCTTCAATATGTCTGAAGTGGTAGACTTTCGCTTTCGTCTGATGCGGCACGTCGGCAACTCGGATCTTTACCGCCGTAATTGTTCCTAGTTTTCCTTCCGAGCCCGCGAATATGTTTCCGGCACCCGCCTCAGCGGCAGTTTGTCCCGGCATTTCCGCCTGCTGTCCCGGTAACACGGTTTTTTCCGGATTATATTCGTACACGGTTCCGTCCGCCAGAATCGCTCTGAGCGAGTGAACCATATCCCCGGACCTGCCGTATTTTCCGGAAAGGATGCCTCCGGCGTTGACTGCAACGCACCCTCCAACCGTGCATGTGAGTCCCTTGAAAGGATACAGGGGCAGCATCTTTCCATACTTCGCAAGCGCTGCATTGAGCACCTCAATCGTTATCCCGGGTTGAACTTCCGCCACGTTATTCGAAACATCCAGCGAAATAATGGAATTCATGTTTCTGCTCAAATCAAGCACAATGCCGCTTCCGAGCGCAGCATCCGTAACGCTAGTCCCCGCGCCGCGAGGAGTCAGCGGTATGCCGTACGTTCTGCAGAATGCAGTTGTCGTAAGAACGTCTTCCTCGTTTTCCGGTATGACTACTGCGACTGGAGCAAGTTCAAAATTTCCAGCATTGGTGGCATACATAGTGCGTTCAATGATGCTGTCGGCGATTTTTCCCTTTATGCTGCCCTCCAGATGCACCTTTCTGCTCTGCCAGTTCTCCTCTATTTCATTCGACCGCAGAAGCGTCAAATCCTCATACTCCTGTGATTTAGATTGTGCTGCATACGGGCCTCTTTCCGACGTCCGTTGATGTCTGAAGGTCTCCGGGTCTAAAAAAGATGCTGCATCAAAGCTGCCGTGCGGGTGAGAAATCCGATAGCATTCCACGGTCCTATCACGTTCCCCCATAGACAACAGTGAATATGTCGTGCCGGCGATACAAAAAAGATAGGGTTAATTATGAAGGAGTCCTTGCTACAATTATGCTCGAAGAAGGAGTCCGCGCCCCGGACTTCAGTGTCAAAGGCGACGACGGCAGGCAATACCGTTTGAGTGATTTCAGCGGAAAGAAGGTCGTGCTCTATTTCTATCCAAAGGATGACACTCCCGGCTGCACTACTGAGGCTTGCAGTTTCAGGGACTCGCTGCCGGATATCAGCGGCCGCAACGCGGTCATAATAGGCGTAAGCAGGGACGGTATTGACGATCACAGAAAATTCAAGTCAAAGTACGGTCTCAACTTCCTGCTGCTTTCAGACGAGGACTCGGATATATGCGGGAAGTACGGTGTTCTCAGGGAGAAGAACATGTATGGCAGGAAGAGCATAGGCATCCAGAGAAGTACATTCATTATAGACGAGAAGGGGATGATCGCAAAGGTATTCCCTACGGTCAAGCCAGACGGACATGGAAAAGAGATAATGCAGTTCCTTTGAAGAGAGAGGTACTTCCTCTCGTCTCACTCTACTCTGTCCAGGTCAAGCATATGGTTTAACTTTCTCTTTTTTGTAATCATATACTTCAGATTGGCTCTGTTGAGTCCGACAACGAGCGGTTTTCTTCCGCTCACGCTGATGCCCATTGCCTTCAGTCCTTCAATCTTGTCCGGATTATTGGTGAGCAACACGACGGACCGCACGCCAAGGTCGCCGAGCATGAATGCAGCGATGTCGTAACTTCTCTCGTCCGGATCGAATCCGAGCATCACGTTTGCCTCAACGGTATCGGCTCCCATATCCTGCATATGATAGGCAATCATCTTGTTCAGTAAACCTATGCCCCTTCCTTCCTGTCTCAGATACAGCACGACGCCCTTTTTCCTCCTCTCAATAATGCTCATCGCTGTCTGCAGCTGTTCTCCGCAATCGCACCTCATGGAGGACAGAGCATCCCCGGTTAGGCATTCCGAATGTACCCTGACAAGCACCTTTTCCTGTCCCGCGACGTTCCCTTTTACCAGAGCGAGATGCAGTTTTCTGTCTCTTGAATCTTCATAGGCGATTATTTTGAAGCGACCGTATTTCGTGGGGAACTTTGCCTCTGTAATCCTGCTGATTGGTTTCGTCTTCTCATCGGGTCTCTTCGATGCACCTCTGATGGCCTTCTCTGCCCGTGCTTTCTTCAAAAAACTCCTCACTCACGCTTCAGTCAAGCAATATATTAAGTCTTCCTGTCATCTGAACTGGAGTGCAGTCGAAATGTCAACCCGCGGAAGATGCGCTTATAAAAACGATCGAAAAGACCCCTCAATTCATTGAGGGGATGAAAGCGGGCAGTCACCATGTCAGGTTTTCACCGATGTTCCGGCTGCTTCACAACTTCCGCGTACTCTGCCCGCTGCAGTCAGACCTGCAGTCGCCAGTTGCGGACAGTGTCCTGATTGCGGTACAGCTGACGCTGTCAATGTTGTTCGGAAGTAGCATGTTTCGGCGACCTCTCCCTGTCGCCGTTTAAATAATGCGCTTGACTGGATTGGTGCATGCACATGGCACGTTGCCGTTACAGCCTCATGATCTTCAGTGAGAACTGACAGTGTTCAGGCAGTGTAGTGGCTTAACAGTCGTGTGCCTTCAGTAACGGTGCTGTGATCCATGTATCAGTCTTTCAAATACCGTCTCTATCCATTCCGCAGTCAGGAGATGGAGCTATTACGCCAGCTGGATGAACTGAAGTTCCTTCATAACTATGCACTCGAACAGCGTATAGATGCATGGCGCACTGAGAAGAGGTCTGTGGGATATACTGAACAGGCTGCCTCTCTCACTCAATGGAGAAACTATGACAGGAACGGTATAGGACGTGTACATTCACAGGTGGCACAGGAGTGCCTTCAGCGCATAGCCGACTCATACAAACATTTCTTCAGGCGGCTGAAGGAAGGCACAAGGCCCGGCTTCCCGCACTTCAGGAGTGAAGTAACTTCACTGACATATCCACAGGCATACAGTGCCGTAACCATCACTGAAGGCAGAATGGGCACAAAGCGACTGCACCTGTCGAAGATCGGCGATGTGCCCATCGAACTCCACAGACAGCCTGTCGATGGGCGCATCAAGACATGCACCGTGAAGAGGGAAGGCGACAGATGGTATGCCGTCCTGACCGTCGAGATACCGGATGCTCCCACGCCACCTGCCACGTCTCCTGTCAATCCCGTGGGCATAGACCTCGGTCTCAATCGCATTGCAACACTATCGACAGGCGAAACTGTCGATCCACCCAGATTCCTTCGCAAAGCGGAGAAGCGACTCAAGCGTCTCGACCGTGAAGTGTCACGTAAGGTCAAACACTCGCACAACAGGGAGAAGGCAAAGCTGCGACGGGCAAGATACTTTGCCAAGATACGTGACAGGAGAAGGGACTTTGCACACAAACTCACAACACGGTGGACCAGCGGTTATGACCTCATAGCATTCGAAGACCTGAACGTGCAGTCAATGATACGGGGACTCAACAACGCCAAATCCATATCCGATGCAGGATGGGGAATGCTCAGACAGATGTCAGAGTACAAACAGCTCAAGCGGAGTCATAGATATGTCGAAGTCTCTGCAAGGAACACGACTCAGACATGTTCAACGTGCGGAGAGTATGCCTACCCTCCGCTCGAACTGAAAGACCGTGTCTTCCGGTGCCCGAACGGGCATGTGGAAGACAGGGACATCAATGCGGCCAGGAATGTGGTCGCCCGTGCTTTGGCAGCAGTACCTATAAGAGATTATCTGGATCACAGGGGGTGCAGGGGGAACAGTATTTCTCCTATGTCTGACACCATGAGTTGTGCTGCTGTTTCACTCCATTCCACTGGAACTGAAGGACTCTCTATTCCCTCTCCTTGAGCCCAGAGGCATTCTCTCACGGTACGGTTTGCCGTTCTTCAACATGCTGTGTGTATGATATAGCCATCGTTTGGAAACAATGAACAGTGCCTGTGTGCCCGCCTTCCCTCTGGCAATCTCCCTGTCATATATTGCCCTGAACTCGGGAACATTGTGTTTCACAAGCGAGGCAGCAACCGTGTATGCGGTGTGAGCGAGATGGCTGTTTCTCCCTTTGTCGACACCGTATGAACGCGTTTTGCCTCCTGACCCCTCAGTCTTCGGAGATCTGCCACCGTATGTCTGCAGCTTTTCTGCAGTCTCAAACTGATTTATGTCGCCAATCTCAGAGACAGCCGAGGCTGCAGCAACTGTGCTCACACCCTTCATGTCGTCCAGGAGCCTCACGTCCTTCCGTCCTTCTGCTTTTTTCCTGATTTCATCATCTATCCGCTTCAGCTCCTGCATCTCGGACCTGAGACGTTTCACGTTCTCCCTGATTTTGAATGCGAATATGCCGCCGGTGTCTGGAATGCCGATGGTCTCCGACGCCTTCTTCCTGAGTTCTTCAGCAAACTCTCTTCCGAGGTGATTCCTGCTTGCATTGCTCACAACCCTTGTGAGCTCTTTCACAGATGCCTTCACAATGTTGGCGGGAACGGCATACCGCTCGAGCAGAGTGAGCGCAGTCTTCGACTTCAGATCATCGATGAGCTGTGCAAATTCGGGGAATACCGCGGCAAGGTCGCTCCAGATGGTGTTCAAAATCCTGGTTATGTTCCTGTCGACCGCCTCATGCATCCTTGTCAGTTCGGAGAGCTCGTCCCTCTCGTGAGAACGTGCTTCCTTCATGCCCCTCTTCTTCCATGGAATGGAAGCAAGCGTTGCAGCGTCGGCACTGTCGCTCTTTGTCCTGCCCATGTTGTCCATATTCCTTGCATGGGCGCTCATTATGGGGTTGACGGCAACAACACGGTATCCCTTCGACTGAAGGAAACGCTGCAGCGGCACATGGTAATTGCCCGTAGGATTGATGTAAACACCAACAATCTTCTGATTGTTGCTCCTCTCAATCACAGCGAGCTTCTCTGCAAGCGAAGCCAGGCCCTGTTTGTCGTTCCCTATCCTTCCCTTCCACATTGTCTTCTCTTCCTCATCCTGCACCTCCACTTCATGCATCTTCTGATGCGTATCTATCCCTACGGACAGCATTTTATTTCATCTCCTTTCCATATCCCTTGCAGGGAGTAACGCACCGCATCGCATGCACCTATTGCTGGCCCCAGAGGCCAGAGAATGCCTATCGGCGTGTGTGGTTCAGGGCGGATTCAGGGCTTGGCGGGACCAATCCCGCATGCTGCCAACGCCGCCCCTCCCTACTTCGAGGATACCGGTCTCCGTTATCCCTCAGGAATATAGGTTGCTTCTCCTATAGCATTCAGGGCAGGACATGCCCGAATTCACGCCTGTGGAAACTGGACCTCCACCTGCCCGCATGGGCAGGCGAGTCCGGTCGAAGAAGCAGGAACCGCCGCAGAACACGCTGACAGCACAATGTGTTCTGTAGTAAGCCACCGTATTTATACGGTGGAGGATGTCACTTATTTATCTGCGATATGCGGTGACGGATAAGATGGCTAAAG is part of the Candidatus Sysuiplasma acidicola genome and encodes:
- a CDS encoding FAD-binding protein, which gives rise to MTLLRSNEIEENWQSRKVHLEGSIKGKIADSIIERTMYATNAGNFELAPVAVVIPENEEDVLTTTAFCRTYGIPLTPRGAGTSVTDAALGSGIVLDLSRNMNSIISLDVSNNVAEVQPGITIEVLNAALAKYGKMLPLYPFKGLTCTVGGCVAVNAGGILSGKYGRSGDMVHSLRAILADGTVYEYNPEKTVLPGQQAEMPGQTAAEAGAGNIFAGSEGKLGTITAVKIRVADVPHQTKAKVYHFRHIEDALSTASGSSFDFALSSVIADSLLLSAISYRLKGFSYPRDAEASLIVTAAGDVTWPDLNSTKAESVDDVNASMPVLFSAIVDSIHTLSRPVPNGKYTVCVEGFCVGRNALPSFAVRLDREAMASGTRFILFAETLGGTVYFRPFLNMRRDEDREKHRRLLAKAVRFAVEGGGTLSTENGFGMQINSLIDGVKKMNDLTQTDAERTIERWSLSGSLDSAQSELETLYRMHQSDSLFIEKPMLNWNTPDLLSVAGRGALEFQDEMEACHGCGECRTLSFMETQCPVYKAMGGEVTSPRGRNNIVRLISKVSEVPTVTVYSEDYRRTIYDYCVQCKMCVLECPSNVNTAKLMMEARAQYVRKTGVKAIGRASKFFSDYEFYTVVASSIASLINRLIRSGKARSVLEHSFGVDRRRRIPEFDLQTFSEWFDKHDSMSGRKGDLVYFSDVYANYFDSRVGISAVLLLEELGYGVQYPKQRFTGLPLIYLGMLREAKRYILDNVSFLYSYTSKGTKVVCTSPSAVMALRHDYLSVVDDERSKALSSSVVDITELLFDTMKKGELRLKLEPFRGTIYYFPSCHSRALGNDVKMLELLRLIPEAEVKILGGGCCGAGGSYSFAKETFAMSMEMGGHVFGEVRSLDKDNSIVVTDGEECALQILQGTGVEAELPITLLSRLAGFKIVRIMRKSK
- the bcp gene encoding thioredoxin-dependent thiol peroxidase; translated protein: MLEEGVRAPDFSVKGDDGRQYRLSDFSGKKVVLYFYPKDDTPGCTTEACSFRDSLPDISGRNAVIIGVSRDGIDDHRKFKSKYGLNFLLLSDEDSDICGKYGVLREKNMYGRKSIGIQRSTFIIDEKGMIAKVFPTVKPDGHGKEIMQFL
- a CDS encoding IS110 family transposase; protein product: MLSVGIDTHQKMHEVEVQDEEEKTMWKGRIGNDKQGLASLAEKLAVIERSNNQKIVGVYINPTGNYHVPLQRFLQSKGYRVVAVNPIMSAHARNMDNMGRTKSDSADAATLASIPWKKRGMKEARSHERDELSELTRMHEAVDRNITRILNTIWSDLAAVFPEFAQLIDDLKSKTALTLLERYAVPANIVKASVKELTRVVSNASRNHLGREFAEELRKKASETIGIPDTGGIFAFKIRENVKRLRSEMQELKRIDDEIRKKAEGRKDVRLLDDMKGVSTVAAASAVSEIGDINQFETAEKLQTYGGRSPKTEGSGGKTRSYGVDKGRNSHLAHTAYTVAASLVKHNVPEFRAIYDREIARGKAGTQALFIVSKRWLYHTHSMLKNGKPYRERMPLGSRRGNRESFSSSGME
- the ribA gene encoding GTP cyclohydrolase II — translated: MRSFLKKARAEKAIRGASKRPDEKTKPISRITEAKFPTKYGRFKIIAYEDSRDRKLHLALVKGNVAGQEKVLVRVHSECLTGDALSSMRCDCGEQLQTAMSIIERRKKGVVLYLRQEGRGIGLLNKMIAYHMQDMGADTVEANVMLGFDPDERSYDIAAFMLGDLGVRSVVLLTNNPDKIEGLKAMGISVSGRKPLVVGLNRANLKYMITKKRKLNHMLDLDRVE
- a CDS encoding transposase, with amino-acid sequence MYQSFKYRLYPFRSQEMELLRQLDELKFLHNYALEQRIDAWRTEKRSVGYTEQAASLTQWRNYDRNGIGRVHSQVAQECLQRIADSYKHFFRRLKEGTRPGFPHFRSEVTSLTYPQAYSAVTITEGRMGTKRLHLSKIGDVPIELHRQPVDGRIKTCTVKREGDRWYAVLTVEIPDAPTPPATSPVNPVGIDLGLNRIATLSTGETVDPPRFLRKAEKRLKRLDREVSRKVKHSHNREKAKLRRARYFAKIRDRRRDFAHKLTTRWTSGYDLIAFEDLNVQSMIRGLNNAKSISDAGWGMLRQMSEYKQLKRSHRYVEVSARNTTQTCSTCGEYAYPPLELKDRVFRCPNGHVEDRDINAARNVVARALAAVPIRDYLDHRGCRGNSISPMSDTMSCAAVSLHSTGTEGLSIPSP